The genomic interval CTGGGTGGGCATACTTGGGCATGTTCACAATCGAGGCCGCCGAAATCACGCTGGTGCGTCTGCCCCTGAAGTTCCGGTTCGAGACCAGCTTCGGGGTGCAGACCGAGAAGCTGGTGCCGCTGCTGACGCTGCACGGCGAGGGGGTGTCGGGGCTGAGCGAGGGGACGATGGAACCCGCGCCGATGTACCGGGAGGAGACGATTTCGGGGGCACTGGCACTGCTGCGCGAGGTCTTCCTCCCCCGCGTGCTGGGCCGGACTTTCGCCAACCCGCAGGCGCTGGAAGCGGCGTTAGGACCCTTCCGGGGCAACCGCATGGCCCGCGCGATGGTGGAGATGGCAGGCTGGGACCTGTGGGCGCGGACGCTGGGCGTGCCGCTGGGCACCCTGCTGGGCGGCACGAAGACGGAAGTGGAGGTCGGCGTGAGCCTGGGCATCCAGCCGGACGAGGCAGCGACGGTGGACATCGTGCGGCGGCATGTGGAGCAGGGGTACCGCCGCATCAAGCTGAAGGTGAAGCCGGGCTGGGACGTGCAGCCGGTGAGAGCGGTGCGGGAAGCCTTCCCCGACATCCGCCTGACGGTGGATGCCAACAGCGCCTACACGCTGGCCGACTCCGGGCGGATGGCCGCGCTGGACGCCTACGACCTGACCTATATCGAGCAGCCGCTCGCCTGGGACGACCTCGTGGACCACGCCGAGTTGCAGCGGCGGTTGCGCACACCCCTCTGCCTCGACGAGAGCGTGGCGAGCGCCGCCGACGCCCGCAAGGGGCTGGCGCTGGGGGCCGGGCGGGTCATCAACGTGAAGGTCGCGCGGGTGGGCGGGCACGCCGAGGCG from Deinococcus sp. HSC-46F16 carries:
- the menC gene encoding o-succinylbenzoate synthase yields the protein MFTIEAAEITLVRLPLKFRFETSFGVQTEKLVPLLTLHGEGVSGLSEGTMEPAPMYREETISGALALLREVFLPRVLGRTFANPQALEAALGPFRGNRMARAMVEMAGWDLWARTLGVPLGTLLGGTKTEVEVGVSLGIQPDEAATVDIVRRHVEQGYRRIKLKVKPGWDVQPVRAVREAFPDIRLTVDANSAYTLADSGRMAALDAYDLTYIEQPLAWDDLVDHAELQRRLRTPLCLDESVASAADARKGLALGAGRVINVKVARVGGHAEARRVHDVAASFGAPVWCGGMLESGVGRAHNIHLSTLPNFALPGDTSSASRYWETDVVNEALEATDGLMPVPAGPGIGVTLNRDFVATRAELHEEWRA